One part of the Alligator mississippiensis isolate rAllMis1 chromosome 3, rAllMis1, whole genome shotgun sequence genome encodes these proteins:
- the CHCHD7 gene encoding coiled-coil-helix-coiled-coil-helix domain-containing protein 7 isoform X1: protein MSKHVQRYRDHDTNPCIVETDASRKCMDDNNYKKDMCTNYFIKYRNCRRFWQNIMVQRRRDGVKPDMPTAEEREKILKSVEMPY from the exons ATGTCCAAACATGTACAACGATATAGAGACCATGATACAAATCCATGTATAGTG GAAACAGATGCCTCTAGAAAATGCATGGATGACAATAACTACAAAAAGGATATGTGTACCAATTACTTTATAAAATACAGAAACTGCAGAAGATTTTGG CAGAACATTATGGTGCAAAGGAGGAGAGATGGTGTGAAACCAGATATGCCTActgcagaagaaagagagaagatCTTGAAGTCGGTAGAAATGCCATACTGA
- the CHCHD7 gene encoding coiled-coil-helix-coiled-coil-helix domain-containing protein 7 isoform X2 → MSKHVQRYRDHDTNPCIVETDASRKCMDDNNYKKDMCTNYFIKYRNCRRFWNIMVQRRRDGVKPDMPTAEEREKILKSVEMPY, encoded by the exons ATGTCCAAACATGTACAACGATATAGAGACCATGATACAAATCCATGTATAGTG GAAACAGATGCCTCTAGAAAATGCATGGATGACAATAACTACAAAAAGGATATGTGTACCAATTACTTTATAAAATACAGAAACTGCAGAAGATTTTGG AACATTATGGTGCAAAGGAGGAGAGATGGTGTGAAACCAGATATGCCTActgcagaagaaagagagaagatCTTGAAGTCGGTAGAAATGCCATACTGA
- the CHCHD7 gene encoding coiled-coil-helix-coiled-coil-helix domain-containing protein 7 isoform X3: MYSALKCDVSPMLKETDASRKCMDDNNYKKDMCTNYFIKYRNCRRFWQNIMVQRRRDGVKPDMPTAEEREKILKSVEMPY; encoded by the exons ATGTATAGTG CTCTTAAGTGTGACGTGTCTCCCATGTTAAAGGAAACAGATGCCTCTAGAAAATGCATGGATGACAATAACTACAAAAAGGATATGTGTACCAATTACTTTATAAAATACAGAAACTGCAGAAGATTTTGG CAGAACATTATGGTGCAAAGGAGGAGAGATGGTGTGAAACCAGATATGCCTActgcagaagaaagagagaagatCTTGAAGTCGGTAGAAATGCCATACTGA